The window CTTTTCTTACTGAATTCACGTTTTACAAGTTCAAAAATAAACGACAGGTCTGCGGTATTGCAAGGTGGCATCCTCATTGCAGAAGGGTATGGAAAGAAGTTTATGATTCAACTCCATACGACAGGAGAGGTTATGCAGAGTCCATTGCCCTTAAAAGTTTTGCTGGTTACTAACAATAAGGATTCACGCAGCATGGTTCAGGACACGTTGACAAAATTGAACGTGTGTAATGTCCATCATGCCGAAACCCCGCAAAAAGGTATTGATCTCCTGAATCAGCATTCAATTTATGATTTATCCATTGTTGATGAATTCAATCTTGGTGGCAACGCTCTGATCAAAGCCTGGGTTCATCGCCCACATCTGCGAAATATTCCCATGATTTTGATGACGGAGGAAGTTTCTTTGTTCAAGTTGCAGATGTACCGTCGCAATTACATTCGTCATGTGCTGATCAAACCCTTTGATTCTTCCACTTTTTTTCAGAAATTTGAAAATGTCCTTCGTCTTGGTGAACATTTTTCACCGGAATATATCAATAAAATCAGGAAAATCGATTTTTTCAGCCACTTCAAGTTATGTGATCTATACCAGATTCTTGAAACAGGATTTATCAAGGAGTTTCAGGCGGGCAGCACCTTGATTCATGAATCAGGCAAAGTGAACAAATTTGGTGTAATCCTGAAAGGTGAAGCCGGGATTTACAGAACGGACAAAGAGGGGAATTCCACTGAAGTGAGTACCCTTAAAAAAGGGGATTTTCTGGGTGAAACGAATCTGTTGTCTTCAGAACATTCATCAACACGGATTGTTGCTCATACCAATTCGATTGTATTCATGATGCCTAATTACGCGTTTCAATTGTTTCCTGAAAAACTTCGAGATCAATTTTATCAGCTCATAATCTTGAATTTGACGAAAAAACTGCGTTATATGACAGATGTCGCATGTGAAGAAAAAAATAAGGTCTTTCAAAATTACAGATCTCAACCAACCCCTCCACCATTTAGTGATACATGGGGTGCCCACACTACAGGGTTTGTTCCCTCCTATTTTTGAATAAACCGGAGTTAATGACTTTATCTCCATTCATACATGAGAGACATCGCTATTATTAAACTTTGTCATTTCTGCCTGTTTTTGCACTCATTGTGCATACGATTCCGGCAATGTTTAATATTCTTGATTCAAGCGTTTCTGACATTGAAAATGGAGATCTCATGCCCGTTAAAATTTCCTGGTTAACCCGATTTATTAATTTTGTAACGTTTATAAATCAGCCCATCAAACAACGCTTCATATCTTTTTTCTTTGCTATCATCTTCTGGTTTATTGTCATTTCCGTGATCAGTATTTTCTCCCTGGTACATGTCAAAGGGTTGGTCGACGAAGTGATTGTTGACACCATTCCTCATGAAATGGTCGCACAGAAAATCATTCGAAAACTTCAGGCGGTTAACATCAATGTCATTGAATTGATTGGAACTGATGAACTGGAGATTGCCAACAAAGCCATCAGTCTGGCTGATATTCGATTGAGTGATATCAATACTTATGTGATGACGTTGAGGAATGGCGGGTTTCTGAATGATTATACCCGTGACACCGGAGAGTTGGTTGAAACACTGTTTATTAAAGTGGTGTCAACTGATCAGAAAGACCAGCAGTTTATACAGGATTTCTCTCACCTGTTTAGTAGTATTGAAGACAATTATCAACAACTTGTTTCTCTTAAAACAGACGCGATAGAAACTCATAACCCCGGTCTGATAGAACCGCTGAAACGTTTAAGTCGGGAATTATCGGAACAGTTGACAAAAGCCATCTCCCTTTCCAACCAGTATTCGGCTGAACATTCAACAATTTATGGTATGAACGGTGAGAAAATTAACGAATTCACATTTCTGGCGTTATTTGTGCTGGGGGTTGCGTTGACAGTCACCACCATGCTGCTCATATTTTTAATTTCTTCCACTTCCCGAGCCATCGTAAATCCACTCAATGCCATCGTAGATCAGATCAAATTGTTGAATGAGGGGGTCGTTGATCTCAGTCGAAGTCAGCAACTGGATATTTATCTTAAAGATGAAATTGGTATGCTGGCCCATGAACTGAATGGACTCATCACTTCAATACACGGAATGAACAGTTTCAAGAAAGTGATTGAAGCTGATGAAAGCCTGACAGATGTCTACTCCCGACTTGGGAAATCCTTTGAAGAACTGGGTTTACCTGATTATATCATATATGAAGTCCTTGATAGTAAATTAATCCCTGTCGGTCAGGAGTTTACCGGAAAAGTGGAAATTAATTGTAATGAAGATATTTTGAGCAACTGTGATTTATGCAGAGCCAAACGCACCAGTAATGTCATTTCATCCTTTGATTATCCCCAGATCTGTAAACAATTCAGAATGGAAGTCAAAATGGAACATATCTGCGTTCCTATGATTATTGGAAGCAGCACTGGTGGCGTCATCCAGTTTTTACTCCCTCAAAATCAGGAATATAATCGTTCGGAAGTGGATCGGAAAATTTTCAGAGCCAAAAATTACATCACTGAATCCATTCATGTGATTGAGGCCAAGCGGTTGATGAATACCCTGAAAGATTCGGCGATCAAGGATACCTTGACGGGATTGTACAATCGGAGGCTTCTTCAGGAATCAGGAGATTCCATCGTTTCAGGTGTACTGAGACGCAAGAAAACACTGGGATTGCTGATGGTCGATCTGGATTATTTCAAACAGGTGAATGATACCTATGGGCACGATGTAGGGGATCAGGTTTTGTCCACGCTGGCAGTTGTCCTTAAATCAAGTGTGCGCACTTCAGATATTGTCATCCGGTTTGGCGGAGAGGAATTTCTGATCATTTTGATGGATGTTGAAGATGGTGAATCTCTAAAAATCGCTGAAAAAATCCGGTCAAACATTGAAAAAATGGAAGTCAAGGTACATGACGGTGTTCTGAAAAAAACTGGAAGTATCGGTTTGAGTGAGTTTCCTAAAGATACGGATGGATTCTGGCAAGCCATCAAATATGCTGATATTTCCCTGTATTTTGCCAAGGAAAGTGGGCGGAACAGGGTGATACGATTCGATCAAAGCATGTGGAAAGGGCAAGAGTTTTGAGCAGTCTTGATTAATTCTGTCCGGAGATGACACGACAATGAACCTCAGAATCAAACTGCTACTCAGTATAACCCTGGTTATTTCCATTATCATCAGTGGTCTCATTTATATCGCGGTTCACTATGCCCAGGAATCCGTATTAAACCAGATTACGGAACAGTTTCGAACCACGCATGAATTGATTCAGGAATTACAGACGAGAGAGTTTGAAAAACTGATCAATATCCTGAGAATTGTCGCGACCTCCCCCAGAATTAAAATTGTGGCCTCAACTCAGGGGATGGACCATGCCACCATTCTTTATTCTCTTGAAGAAATGCTGGAGGTGGTGGAGTCTGATTTGCTGATGTTGCTTGATACCTCAGGAAGGGTGTTGGCAAACACCATCGAACCGGAATCCTTCGGCGAGGATTTATCCAAAGTTCATTTGA is drawn from SAR324 cluster bacterium and contains these coding sequences:
- a CDS encoding cyclic nucleotide-binding domain-containing protein, producing MQSPLPLKVLLVTNNKDSRSMVQDTLTKLNVCNVHHAETPQKGIDLLNQHSIYDLSIVDEFNLGGNALIKAWVHRPHLRNIPMILMTEEVSLFKLQMYRRNYIRHVLIKPFDSSTFFQKFENVLRLGEHFSPEYINKIRKIDFFSHFKLCDLYQILETGFIKEFQAGSTLIHESGKVNKFGVILKGEAGIYRTDKEGNSTEVSTLKKGDFLGETNLLSSEHSSTRIVAHTNSIVFMMPNYAFQLFPEKLRDQFYQLIILNLTKKLRYMTDVACEEKNKVFQNYRSQPTPPPFSDTWGAHTTGFVPSYF
- a CDS encoding sensor domain-containing diguanylate cyclase; this encodes MPVKISWLTRFINFVTFINQPIKQRFISFFFAIIFWFIVISVISIFSLVHVKGLVDEVIVDTIPHEMVAQKIIRKLQAVNINVIELIGTDELEIANKAISLADIRLSDINTYVMTLRNGGFLNDYTRDTGELVETLFIKVVSTDQKDQQFIQDFSHLFSSIEDNYQQLVSLKTDAIETHNPGLIEPLKRLSRELSEQLTKAISLSNQYSAEHSTIYGMNGEKINEFTFLALFVLGVALTVTTMLLIFLISSTSRAIVNPLNAIVDQIKLLNEGVVDLSRSQQLDIYLKDEIGMLAHELNGLITSIHGMNSFKKVIEADESLTDVYSRLGKSFEELGLPDYIIYEVLDSKLIPVGQEFTGKVEINCNEDILSNCDLCRAKRTSNVISSFDYPQICKQFRMEVKMEHICVPMIIGSSTGGVIQFLLPQNQEYNRSEVDRKIFRAKNYITESIHVIEAKRLMNTLKDSAIKDTLTGLYNRRLLQESGDSIVSGVLRRKKTLGLLMVDLDYFKQVNDTYGHDVGDQVLSTLAVVLKSSVRTSDIVIRFGGEEFLIILMDVEDGESLKIAEKIRSNIEKMEVKVHDGVLKKTGSIGLSEFPKDTDGFWQAIKYADISLYFAKESGRNRVIRFDQSMWKGQEF